In the genome of Mucilaginibacter sp. 14171R-50, the window CGGTAAAAGCAAGATCTATATTATTTCATCATCGGTGTTCAGTAACGACATCAACAAGGCCCGATCATACCCACTGGTAAAAGATTTTATCTCAAAGCCGCTTAATGTTGAGAAAATAAAAGAGCTTTTCGGAGTATCGTCAAATTAAGCCGGCGTAACTACAAACTGTTCGTCGCGGTAACTAACAGTTCCTATTGGTGTCGCCCGTGCATGATAAAATAAACAGGTATAACCTTCGGCTGCGGCTTTTTGTCCGTATTGTATACGCAGTCCCGCGGCGCGGTTGCCATCATAATCGTATTTAGCTACAAACTTTCTTATCAGTTGCTCGGGTTCGGGGAGTTCATCGCCTCCAAAAAATACTTTTTGTCCTTCAATATCTATCCAAAACACCTGGTGAAACTTACTGTGGCCGGCAGATAGCTCAAATTTAATACCGGGTTGGTACTCCCCGCTGTCTTCAACAAAATCAATATCGGCTTTATCCCTCAACGCTTCAAAAATTTCTTTATGGTATGATGAGGATGCGCCGCTTAAGGCAAATTCAAACTCCCGGCGTTGGATAACATGTTTAGCTTGCGGGAAGCTTGGTTCCAGTTGGCCGTTACGCTCAACCACCAACCCGCCCGAGTGATCATAATGCAGGTGCGACATGAGCACCAGGGTAACATCGTCAGGGTCGAAACCTGCGTTGCGGATATGCTGATGCAGCAACAGTTCGTCGCGGGTGTCCTTATAGCCAAGGCCGGCGTCAAGTACGATGAGATCGGTAGCGGTTTTTATCAGGAAAGGATTGACATGAATGAACAATGAGCCCGGGCGGTCCCTCTTGCTATCCGTTTCGGGGTTAAAGGGAATGAATTTTTTGGTAGCATCAACTGAGTATGAGCCCTCGCCCAAAGCAAAAATTTCCATAACTAATGTTTGCGCAAATATAAGGTGCAGAAAGCTAAGCGGGGAATGTTGGTGGATAAATGACATTAGCTTTAACATGGCCTTGAAACCTTTGATCCCCCCGGGTTAAAACCCCGCAATTAGATATTACCGGTTTATTCTATAGCTGATTTAAATGCCCGCTGTAACGTTTTTATTCGCTTAACGTCTATTAGGTAAGATCAATTAAAAAATATTTTTAAATAAATTTTGATATACGAAAACTATCGTACATATTTGTACGAAGAAATTCGTATAACTTTAGAAACATGGATTTGAAACCGACGGAAAGCGAACTGGAAATATTGCAGGTGATATGGAAAAAGGGGAAGTGCAGCGTACGCGATGTACACGAGGAGCTTGCCAAAAATAAGGACTCGGGCTATACAACCACACTTAAGCTAATGCAGATAATGCACGAGAAAGGCTTGGTTGAGCGCGATACGACGGCTAAAAGCCATTTGTATACGGCTTTGATAACCCGCGAAGCGGCTCAACAGGGCGCATTGGATAAAATTTTGTCGACAGTGTTTAAGGGCTCTACATCCGACCTGGTGATACAGGCACTGGGCCAGCACCGGGCTTCAAAAGATGAAATAGACGCGATAAAAGATTATTTGAAACAGTTTGGTGATGGTGA includes:
- a CDS encoding MBL fold metallo-hydrolase translates to MEIFALGEGSYSVDATKKFIPFNPETDSKRDRPGSLFIHVNPFLIKTATDLIVLDAGLGYKDTRDELLLHQHIRNAGFDPDDVTLVLMSHLHYDHSGGLVVERNGQLEPSFPQAKHVIQRREFEFALSGASSSYHKEIFEALRDKADIDFVEDSGEYQPGIKFELSAGHSKFHQVFWIDIEGQKVFFGGDELPEPEQLIRKFVAKYDYDGNRAAGLRIQYGQKAAAEGYTCLFYHARATPIGTVSYRDEQFVVTPA
- a CDS encoding BlaI/MecI/CopY family transcriptional regulator, producing the protein MDLKPTESELEILQVIWKKGKCSVRDVHEELAKNKDSGYTTTLKLMQIMHEKGLVERDTTAKSHLYTALITREAAQQGALDKILSTVFKGSTSDLVIQALGQHRASKDEIDAIKDYLKQFGDGE